In the genome of Mucilaginibacter sp. 14171R-50, the window TTTATAAATCCGTACTCGTTATCAAACTGACGCACCTGGGTAATATTTACGGTTCCTTTAACCTTTTTAGCGCCCGGTCCGCCACGGTAAAAGTTAGCCAGCCACCGGGCATACTGTGTGTCGCCGTCGGGCAAAAGGGCGCCGGTTTGGGTGTTGTAATAAGTTACGTTCTTTTTAAAATCGCTTACCTGGTACCAGGTGCTATCGTTAAATTTAACCAGGTTGATATTTTTAACCGAACTTTCGTCAAGCGGTAACGCCAGGTTAGATACTGCAAGATCTTTACTGCTAATTACCTGGGTGTATCTTTTTTGTTCGGGGCCGATGTTATGCAGCTTTACCGCCAGGTGAAACGCCGCGCTGATAACGAATGTGAACATCACGAAGGAAACTATTAAGCCAATTTGCCTGTGAAAGCGGTGTATAAAGCGGGTATCCTTACGGTTGCCGGTCTTACGGTTTTGCTGCGCTGCCTTAAACTTTTTCCAGAACAGCCCGTAAATGGTCAACCCGCTTAGCAGCGATAAGAACATGATGCTTACAATAACGAGCAGTACAATTACACGGACCTGGTCGCCTGCAATATCCGCCAGGAATTGCCAGGTGTGTAGCTGCTCAAAAACAGCCAGCATAACCTTGCGGGTATTGTTATTAAACGTACCCATGCGGCTTTGCCCGGTCTCGATGTAAACATCCATGCCGTTCGGCGTATCAAACGCAACCTTCCAAACGGGCAGCAAGCGGTTAATGGGCTGATAACGGCTATCAAAGGTTTTTTGCAGGGTGATGGCTTTTATTTTTGATGTGCTATCTTGTGTAAAATAACGGGCCAGGTAAGTGGCATAAAGCTTATCGCCGCCGGGTAGCAATACGCCGGTATTGGCCGAATAGTAATTATATGTGCTATCTGTACCTAAAACCTGGTAATAGGTGTCTTTATTAAAACTGATCTGCCCCGCATTGATAAAGCTATCAATGCTATTTTTATTAATTACCTGCTGTAAAGATAGCGCCGGTTTTGTTTTAGCCGGGGCAGGTTTGTAAACTTCCTGCGCAATTACCGGCCTGAACCAGTTTGACATAAAGGGGTGCGACAGGCCGCTCAGCGTCCACATGATAACGGGTACCAGGGCCGTTAGGCCGAGGATGCGGTGCCATTTATAAAAATTTTGTTTTGCTGTTGCCATGTTAATTTTTTGAAAATGAATAGCTGATGCCTAACGTATAAACCCGTGGCGGCGCGGCGGTATAGGTATCGCCATACTGGTTGCTAAGCACCGTTGTGGCGTAAAGCTTATTGGTTACATTCAAGACGTTAAGCCAAAGGCCCGCGCCTTTTAGCGCGCCGCTTTTTATATCAAAACCGGTACGCACGTTAAATATATCGTAACCCGAATAGCTTTTGGTGTTGGCCGGATTGGTAAAGTACGAATTGATATGCTGCCACTCGCCCGCCAGCCTGAAACCGTTCATGTACGCGGGTTTATAAGTAAGCTCGGAGTTAGCTATCCATGCCGGGGCGTTGTTCATGCGGTTGCCGTTGTAAACTTTAACGGTGCTGGTACCGGTGCTAAAGTTTGTGGCCACTTCGCTATAATCCACGTAGGTGTGTTTGGTATTGGTGCCGCTAAACCTGAAGCTTACTTCGCTCACCGGCGCATAAGCAACCGAATACTCGATGCCCCGGTGGCGGGTAGCCCCCGCGTTTTGGTTTTGGGTGGTGTTATCGGGCAATAGCTGGTTAATGATCTCGTTACGGCCTTCCAGGTCGTACAGGGTAACCTCTAAGTACAGCTTTTTGTTGAGGCCGGTAAACCAGCCGCCCGCCTCGTAATTATTAAAGGTTGCCTGTTTTAGCGGGGTTAGCTGGCGCGCGCTGTACAGATCGCCGGTTTCGGGCGGCTGAAAGCCTACGCTGTAATTGGCATACAGGCCTTTGTTATTACCGAAATTGTAAGTAAGCCCAAGTTTTGGCGCTACTATGTTAAAATCGTTTGCTTCCTGCTGTTTGTATTTGCTGCCCGTGGCAATGCCATTGGCAAAGTTATAATGTATGCGATCGTACCGAAGGCCCATTACAATGCGCAAAGGCGCGGCGGGTTTCAGTTCGTACTGGGCATAAGCGGCCGTGTTGAACAGCTTTATGCGATAGTTATCGATATAATTACCCGTATTGGTGTAGCCGGTGTAAGTGTTGGTTGCTACATCCTTTTGGATATCCAAAAACTTAGCGTAATAACTGCTGGGGCTGTTATCGGCATAAACCCCTACGATGAGCCGCGAATGCAGGAAACCCATATCCTGCCTGTGCTGGGCAAGCAAGCCCAAACTGTGAAAACGCTGGTCGTTCTCCTGCCCGTTCGAGCTTAGGTATTTACCGTCGTTATCCCTCACATCAGATATGTAATAGCTTGGCAATTGCGCGGTAGAGTTATCGCGGTAAAACAAGGTTAAAAAGGTGCTGCTTTTATCACTCCAGGTGTGTTCCAGCTTAGTGTTTGCCCTGAAGGCTTTTACCTTGCGATAGGTAAAGCGCTGGTTTGCACCATACATGCGGCTGTAAAACTTAGCGCTGTCAAGGGCGCCGGGGGTTTGGGTGTTCAGGTAATTATAGGCGGCAGATGCCGTTAAGCGGGTGGCGTTATCAAAATCGTAAGTGGTTTTAAAATTGCCCGAGTATTTGTCAAAATCGCTGTAGTCTTGCCAGCTGTTGCGCTGTTTGGCTATGTAACCCCCAACATACAAGCCAAATTTGCCCGTGCTGAAACCGCCATCGGCATCAACCCGGCGGTAATGATAATTGTTGCCCTGCACCGATACATTGCCCGCATAACCCGCGGGTGGTCCTTGTGTTATAAAGTTAACGGCCCCGCCAATAGCATTGCTGCCATAAAGCGACGAGGCCGGGCCTTTGATCACCTCGATATCCCGCACCCCGCTCATGTTGATCTCGTAAAGCGAGTTGTGGTTAAATATCCCCGTAGGGCGGATAGGCAGCCCATCCTCCATATACAGGTACAGGGCGTTATAGGTAATAGGCTGGCGTATGGCCATGGTGTGCTGCTCATTCCCAAGGTCTACCAT includes:
- a CDS encoding PepSY domain-containing protein gives rise to the protein MATAKQNFYKWHRILGLTALVPVIMWTLSGLSHPFMSNWFRPVIAQEVYKPAPAKTKPALSLQQVINKNSIDSFINAGQISFNKDTYYQVLGTDSTYNYYSANTGVLLPGGDKLYATYLARYFTQDSTSKIKAITLQKTFDSRYQPINRLLPVWKVAFDTPNGMDVYIETGQSRMGTFNNNTRKVMLAVFEQLHTWQFLADIAGDQVRVIVLLVIVSIMFLSLLSGLTIYGLFWKKFKAAQQNRKTGNRKDTRFIHRFHRQIGLIVSFVMFTFVISAAFHLAVKLHNIGPEQKRYTQVISSKDLAVSNLALPLDESSVKNINLVKFNDSTWYQVSDFKKNVTYYNTQTGALLPDGDTQYARWLANFYRGGPGAKKVKGTVNITQVRQFDNEYGFINKRLPVQKVAYPTGENWYIETTTSQLATKVAGIDRAEGLTFIFLHKYFGMSWAGKNVRDIVSMLAALGVLVVSLFGFAAFIKNK
- a CDS encoding TonB-dependent receptor; translation: MKLSILLYILLGFAPVLCFGQSTLHGTVTDARTHEAVAGVMVSNATSGQLLATTNARGRFTLLTDSVKTLRFKMIGFADKTYILAGNASIEIALEPSTIDLQQVVVSASRQRQARQDAPIAISKINATQIHDTKATALYQLLNKVTGVYMVDLGNEQHTMAIRQPITYNALYLYMEDGLPIRPTGIFNHNSLYEINMSGVRDIEVIKGPASSLYGSNAIGGAVNFITQGPPAGYAGNVSVQGNNYHYRRVDADGGFSTGKFGLYVGGYIAKQRNSWQDYSDFDKYSGNFKTTYDFDNATRLTASAAYNYLNTQTPGALDSAKFYSRMYGANQRFTYRKVKAFRANTKLEHTWSDKSSTFLTLFYRDNSTAQLPSYYISDVRDNDGKYLSSNGQENDQRFHSLGLLAQHRQDMGFLHSRLIVGVYADNSPSSYYAKFLDIQKDVATNTYTGYTNTGNYIDNYRIKLFNTAAYAQYELKPAAPLRIVMGLRYDRIHYNFANGIATGSKYKQQEANDFNIVAPKLGLTYNFGNNKGLYANYSVGFQPPETGDLYSARQLTPLKQATFNNYEAGGWFTGLNKKLYLEVTLYDLEGRNEIINQLLPDNTTQNQNAGATRHRGIEYSVAYAPVSEVSFRFSGTNTKHTYVDYSEVATNFSTGTSTVKVYNGNRMNNAPAWIANSELTYKPAYMNGFRLAGEWQHINSYFTNPANTKSYSGYDIFNVRTGFDIKSGALKGAGLWLNVLNVTNKLYATTVLSNQYGDTYTAAPPRVYTLGISYSFSKN